From the Ctenopharyngodon idella isolate HZGC_01 chromosome 3, HZGC01, whole genome shotgun sequence genome, one window contains:
- the LOC127510019 gene encoding T-cell ecto-ADP-ribosyltransferase 2-like, giving the protein MLLMIEALLLISAAVGEDLRAAAAVKGQIFPLDMAVNSVDDDFKGCRENMANLVKTEYLQKELNNSAEFNKAWKKGLEHGQKDYSKDNLTSNHSVAIYVYTDDMVFRDFNNDTRYGKQNYTNKTYKWYSLHFLLADAIQILKKTQKGCMTTYRRTNVKFNENVLNTTVRFGSFASSSLHSNKTIFGNVSCFNISTCYGAEVTKYSKLPREREWLIPPYEMFNVIDVKTRRDQKDLWCDTVFVLNSTGTQNDLNCALFRGPSPKISIMFGMEQMF; this is encoded by the exons ATGCTGCTGATGATTGAAGCTCTTCTACTAATTTCAGCTGCCGTAGGAGAG GATCTCAGAGCGGCTGCTGCTGTCAAAGGACAGATATTTCCATTGGATATGGCAGTGAATTCTGTTGATGACGATTTTAAGGGCTGTAGAGAGAACATGGCAAACCTGGTGAAGACAGAATATCTACAGAAGGAACTCAATAACTCAGCTGAATTTAATAAGGCTTGGAAAAAAGGTCTAGAACATGGCCAGAAAGATTACAGTAAAGATAACTTGACAAGCAATCATTCAGTTGCCATTTATGTGTACACTGATGATATGGTATTTCGTGATTTCAATAATGACACTCGTTACGGTAAACAAAACTACACAAACAAGACATACAAATGGTATTCACTTCATTTTTTGTTAGCAGATGCGATACAGAttctgaagaaaacacaaaaaggaTGCATGACAACTTATCGTCGTacaaatgttaaatttaatgaGAACGTACTGAACACAACAGTTCGTTTTGGATCATTTGCATCTTCCTCTCTTCATAGTAACAAAACTATTTTTGGAAATGTGTCTTGTTTTAATATCAGTACTTGTTATGGTGCTGAGGTGACAAAATATTCTAAGCTTCCTCGTGAGAGAGAGTGGCTGATTCCTCCGTATGAGATGTTTAATGTCATTGATGTCAAGACGAGAAGAGATCAGAAAGATCTCTGGTGTGACACTGTGTTTGTGTTGAATAGCACTGGAACACAAAATGATCTGAACTGTGCTTTATTCAGGGGACCAAGTCCAAAAATAAGTATTATGTTTGGAATGGAACAAATGTTTTGA